From Halodesulfovibrio aestuarii DSM 17919 = ATCC 29578, the proteins below share one genomic window:
- the hypF gene encoding carbamoyltransferase HypF, producing MTHRARRKRYIITGQVQGVGFRPFVYRIALENKVTGTVSNTSDGVFIEVQGDERTLAGFAFDLEDKLPPLAEVTSKTEDELPIVDGETEFKILASEGKKGNRVLISADVATCDDCLRDIFDPENRRFEYPFTNCTNCGPRYTITKSIPYDRAKTSMSCFPLCSDCKTEYEDPLDRRFHAQPNACDVCGPYVWLTTQDGVEQCRGTKAIIQTAEALATGRIAAVKGLGGFHLVCMATGAQGQQAIETLRTRKNRWGKPLAVMVRDIETARAIADITEEEEHLLLSKERPIVLCRQRCDAPIAKALNPGTQYVGIMLPYTPLHHILFKYFAQQTCELPVLVMTSGNMSSEPIALGNREALKRLHPLADVFLLHNRDILVRVDDSVVRVQEDTAKPQFFRRARGFAPRPVFMADNAPSVLGVGPELKNTLCYTRDNEAFVSQHIGDMQNLEVYSFYEEIAEFLPQILEVTAEAVVHDLHPDYMTTRFARDYGEEHNIPVLGLQHHAAHIFSVLAENKFTGTALGLGLDGTGYGEDGTIWGGELLCINNETLEHSRLGRLAHIPLPGGETAIHEPWRIAQGILWNAGIKKSDKEWTWQSVFSQQSLFLPQLLERNINTPLTSSCGRLFDAVSAMLGICHTVTYEGEAAILLEDAQDLTVTEAYECPFKKTGEIVELDSVHLFLQCYQDWLQGIDTGIIARKFHLGLVQGCARLVACMASETGISTIALSGGVMQSFTIGTELPKALVALGLTVIQHTQLPPNDGCISLGQAAYGRQWLLNKKV from the coding sequence ATGACTCATCGTGCACGCCGCAAGCGCTATATCATTACTGGTCAGGTTCAGGGTGTTGGGTTTCGTCCATTCGTGTATCGAATTGCCTTGGAAAACAAGGTTACTGGTACTGTTAGTAATACTTCTGATGGAGTATTCATTGAAGTGCAGGGGGACGAGAGAACACTAGCTGGTTTCGCATTCGACTTGGAAGACAAACTGCCGCCACTGGCGGAAGTCACCTCTAAAACAGAGGATGAACTTCCCATTGTAGACGGGGAAACAGAGTTTAAAATTTTGGCAAGTGAAGGTAAAAAGGGCAATCGAGTCCTTATTAGTGCAGATGTTGCCACCTGCGATGATTGCTTGCGTGACATTTTCGATCCGGAAAACCGCAGGTTCGAATACCCTTTTACTAATTGTACCAATTGCGGGCCGCGTTACACCATCACCAAATCTATTCCTTATGATAGAGCAAAGACCTCAATGTCTTGCTTCCCGTTGTGTTCTGATTGTAAAACAGAATATGAAGACCCGCTGGACAGGCGTTTTCATGCACAACCTAATGCATGTGATGTCTGTGGCCCATACGTGTGGCTTACAACGCAGGATGGTGTCGAGCAATGTCGGGGCACAAAAGCTATTATACAAACTGCAGAAGCCTTAGCAACAGGCCGTATCGCCGCTGTTAAGGGGCTTGGCGGATTCCATCTCGTTTGTATGGCAACTGGTGCTCAGGGGCAGCAGGCCATTGAGACGTTGCGTACACGTAAAAATCGTTGGGGCAAGCCGCTAGCCGTTATGGTAAGGGACATTGAAACTGCCCGTGCCATAGCAGATATCACTGAGGAGGAAGAACATCTCCTGCTCTCCAAAGAACGCCCTATTGTTTTATGCAGACAACGTTGTGATGCCCCCATTGCAAAAGCGCTCAATCCGGGCACGCAGTACGTCGGCATAATGCTTCCGTATACACCACTGCATCATATTCTTTTCAAATACTTTGCTCAGCAAACATGTGAACTGCCTGTGCTTGTCATGACTTCTGGCAACATGAGCAGTGAACCCATTGCGCTTGGTAACCGCGAAGCACTTAAGCGCTTGCACCCTCTTGCAGATGTCTTTTTACTTCATAACCGAGATATTCTTGTACGGGTGGATGATTCTGTTGTCCGTGTACAAGAAGATACAGCAAAACCACAATTTTTTCGCCGTGCCAGAGGGTTTGCGCCGCGTCCTGTTTTTATGGCAGACAACGCGCCGTCCGTACTGGGCGTAGGTCCGGAACTTAAAAATACGCTTTGTTATACCCGTGACAACGAAGCCTTTGTGTCGCAGCATATTGGCGATATGCAGAATCTTGAAGTTTACTCCTTCTACGAAGAGATAGCTGAGTTTTTACCGCAGATTCTGGAAGTAACGGCCGAAGCAGTTGTTCACGATTTGCATCCTGATTACATGACAACCCGATTTGCCCGTGATTACGGAGAAGAGCATAACATTCCAGTGCTCGGGCTTCAGCATCATGCCGCGCATATCTTCAGTGTGCTGGCAGAAAACAAATTCACCGGAACCGCTCTGGGGCTTGGTTTGGACGGAACCGGATACGGTGAAGATGGTACTATATGGGGTGGCGAGCTGCTTTGCATCAACAACGAAACACTTGAGCATAGCAGACTCGGCAGACTGGCACATATTCCGCTTCCCGGTGGTGAGACCGCAATCCACGAACCATGGAGGATAGCGCAGGGGATTCTTTGGAACGCCGGCATCAAAAAATCTGACAAAGAATGGACTTGGCAGAGCGTATTCAGTCAACAGTCTCTATTTTTACCACAGCTTTTGGAACGTAACATCAACACACCGCTTACATCATCTTGCGGACGGCTATTTGACGCCGTTTCAGCCATGCTTGGTATTTGTCATACCGTCACCTACGAAGGCGAAGCCGCCATTCTTCTCGAAGACGCGCAAGACCTTACAGTAACAGAAGCCTACGAATGTCCGTTTAAGAAAACAGGTGAGATTGTTGAACTAGACAGTGTGCATCTGTTTTTGCAGTGCTATCAGGATTGGCTGCAAGGTATAGATACCGGCATAATAGCTCGTAAATTTCATCTTGGGCTTGTCCAAGGCTGCGCCCGTCTCGTAGCATGCATGGCAAGCGAAACAGGCATTTCTACAATCGCGTTGTCCGGTGGTGTTATGCAAAGCTTTACTATAGGAACGGAGTTACCCAAAGCTCTTGTTGCCCTCGGTTTAACGGTTATACAGCACACGCAGCTCCCGCCGAATGACGGTTGTATATCGCTCGGGCAAGCTGCTTATGGCAGGCAGTGGCTTCTTAATAAGAAGGTGTAG
- a CDS encoding cupin domain-containing protein produces MATEKLGNRIRKFREERGLSRAELAENADLTELFVTALEEEDLYPSIAPLQKIARALGVRLGTFMDDEISVDPLIVRKACREADLTMQKAGDKSPSFLFHSLGKGKTDRNMEPFFVHITPEAEEDRKISSHQGEEFIVVTSGKLLIRYGKEEHILEAGDSAYFNSIVPHYVGAADGEEAEIYAVIYYPD; encoded by the coding sequence ATGGCGACTGAAAAATTAGGAAATCGCATTCGCAAGTTTAGGGAAGAGCGCGGTTTAAGCCGTGCTGAACTTGCTGAAAATGCAGATTTAACAGAACTTTTTGTGACAGCATTAGAGGAAGAAGACTTATATCCTTCCATTGCTCCATTACAGAAAATTGCCCGAGCACTCGGCGTTCGCCTTGGAACGTTCATGGATGATGAAATTTCTGTTGATCCGCTGATAGTACGTAAAGCCTGCCGCGAGGCAGACCTTACCATGCAAAAAGCTGGTGACAAAAGTCCTAGCTTTCTGTTTCACTCTTTAGGCAAAGGCAAAACTGACCGTAATATGGAACCGTTTTTTGTCCATATTACTCCGGAAGCAGAAGAAGACCGCAAAATTTCTTCACATCAAGGTGAAGAATTTATCGTTGTCACTTCCGGCAAGCTACTTATACGTTATGGCAAAGAGGAACACATTCTCGAAGCCGGCGACAGTGCCTATTTTAACTCCATTGTTCCGCATTACGTAGGTGCAGCTGATGGTGAAGAAGCAGAAATCTACGCAGTAATCTACTACCCTGACTAG
- a CDS encoding AMP-binding protein, producing the protein MPAFELREKTLGQILDETITKYPENDAVVYVDRDYRQTYKEFGKVVDDLAQGLMALGVQRGEKVAVWATNVPYWVALQFATAKIGAILLTVNTNYRKSELEYLLSQSECENLFIMDGYRDHDFVQTIYDMVPELRNQPRGKLNVDKLPFLKRVMFLGVEKHRGMYSIPEIMAMKAMVSEDEYQERQDSLSPYDVVNMQYTSGTTGFPKGVMLTHVGIGLNGYWIGANQNFTHKDRLCLPVPLFHCFGCVLGVLAAVNHGAALVILENFSPMHIMASVDQERCTALYGVPTMFLAVLEHKLFSKFDYSSLRTGIMAGSICPEPLMKRAIEDMNMTEVTICYGLTEGSPVMTQTLPHDSFERRTQSVGKKMPGIEVRIVDPETGEECPRGTQGEVVCRGYNVMKGYYAQPEATAAAIDKDNWLHSGDLGVMDEDGYVVITGRIKDMIIRGGENIYPREIEEFLYGMEGILDVQVVGVPSRKYGEEVAAFIINKEGYDIAPEDVRDYCRGQIAWHKVPRHIAFVKEYPMTASGKIQKFKLREDSEKYFGEIK; encoded by the coding sequence ATGCCAGCATTCGAACTTCGCGAAAAGACCCTTGGTCAGATTCTTGATGAAACCATTACAAAGTATCCGGAAAACGATGCTGTTGTATATGTAGACCGTGACTACAGGCAGACCTACAAAGAATTTGGCAAGGTGGTTGATGATCTGGCGCAAGGGCTTATGGCTCTTGGTGTCCAACGGGGCGAAAAAGTTGCTGTATGGGCAACAAACGTTCCGTACTGGGTTGCACTACAGTTTGCCACAGCAAAAATTGGTGCCATCCTGCTAACCGTAAATACCAACTACCGTAAAAGCGAACTAGAATACCTGCTATCTCAGTCTGAGTGCGAAAACCTGTTCATTATGGACGGCTACCGCGACCATGACTTTGTTCAGACTATCTACGACATGGTTCCGGAATTACGCAATCAACCTCGCGGTAAACTTAATGTAGACAAGCTGCCGTTTTTGAAACGCGTGATGTTCCTTGGTGTTGAAAAACATCGCGGAATGTACTCCATTCCGGAAATCATGGCGATGAAAGCAATGGTATCCGAAGACGAATATCAGGAGCGGCAGGACTCCCTTTCTCCATACGACGTGGTGAATATGCAGTACACGTCAGGAACTACAGGGTTCCCTAAAGGGGTTATGCTTACACACGTCGGTATTGGTCTAAACGGCTATTGGATTGGTGCAAACCAGAACTTTACCCACAAAGACAGACTTTGTCTGCCTGTTCCGCTGTTCCACTGCTTTGGTTGCGTACTCGGCGTTCTCGCCGCCGTAAACCATGGTGCAGCACTTGTGATTCTGGAAAACTTTTCACCAATGCACATCATGGCCTCTGTAGATCAGGAACGATGTACCGCACTTTACGGGGTACCGACAATGTTTCTTGCGGTACTTGAGCACAAGCTGTTCTCCAAGTTCGACTACTCTTCACTCCGCACTGGTATTATGGCTGGTTCCATTTGTCCGGAACCGCTCATGAAACGTGCTATCGAAGACATGAACATGACTGAAGTAACTATCTGCTACGGTCTCACAGAAGGGTCTCCGGTAATGACCCAGACTTTACCGCATGACAGCTTTGAGCGCCGCACACAGAGTGTCGGCAAAAAAATGCCGGGTATTGAAGTGCGCATTGTTGATCCTGAAACAGGTGAAGAATGTCCACGCGGAACGCAGGGCGAAGTTGTCTGCCGCGGCTACAACGTAATGAAAGGCTATTACGCACAGCCGGAAGCCACAGCAGCAGCTATCGATAAAGATAACTGGCTGCATTCAGGGGACCTCGGAGTAATGGATGAAGACGGCTATGTAGTTATCACTGGCCGTATCAAAGACATGATTATCCGTGGCGGCGAGAATATCTACCCGCGTGAGATTGAAGAATTCCTCTACGGGATGGAAGGAATACTCGACGTACAGGTTGTCGGTGTCCCAAGCCGCAAATACGGTGAAGAAGTTGCCGCCTTTATTATCAATAAAGAAGGCTACGATATAGCACCGGAAGATGTACGCGATTACTGCCGTGGACAGATTGCATGGCACAAGGTTCCACGGCACATTGCTTTTGTAAAAGAATATCCGATGACAGCCTCTGGCAAAATTCAGAAATTCAAACTTCGTGAAGACTCTGAAAAATACTTCGGTGAAATTAAATAA